The Treponema sp. Marseille-Q3903 genomic interval TTATTTATAATAAGTGTGCAAAATATTTTCTACAGCCCGCATCAATCGCCTGACTGACGTTGTCCCCGAAATCTCCGCCTTTCTGATAAAACCGACATCATAATATCCAAGCGCATTACCGGCTGTGTAAATTGTGAATTCTCCTTGATAAGGACCATTTTCCAAGACAATTTGGGGAACAAGCCCTATTCCTATACCTAGCTGGACAAGAGCCAAAATCGCTTCGTTTCCTTCTGTTTCCGCAACGATTTTCGGATGAACGTTTCGCGATTTCACCCATTTATCAAAACGAGAACGCGCAAGTCCTGTTTTTGGCAGAATAAGCGGTATTGCCGAAAAAATATCCTGAGGGGAACCTTCCAGATTTGCATACGGACCGTTTTTTGTAGCAGCATATACAAGAGGAGTTTTTACAACGCTTACCGTTTCCATCCCTGCATGCCCACTTTCAGAAATTGCAGCAACAGCGAGCTGAGCCCTATTTTCGCGAACAGCAGATATGGCAGCAGCGGGATCTCCTGTTTCTACAGAAAGTTGAATTTTCGGATATGTTTTTGTCAATTTTTTTATAAAATCCGGAAGAATTGTGTAACAAGCTGTGACAGATGAATAAACTTGGAGGACCCCTTCAAGTTCTTCGCCATTTCCAGAGAGCTTTTCCATTAGGTTCGCTTTGAGGACAAGCATTTCATTTGCATATTTTTCATAGATTTTTCCTTCTTTCGTGAGAAGGACAATTCTGTTGCTGCGATCAACAAGTGTGACGCCGGCTTCCTCTTCAAGGCGCAATATAATTCGGCTTAAAGCAGAAGGGCTCATGTTTAACTTTATTGC includes:
- the ilvY gene encoding HTH-type transcriptional activator IlvY → MNFYELEAFSELAKTLHFGKTAIKLNMSPSALSRIILRLEEEAGVTLVDRSNRIVLLTKEGKIYEKYANEMLVLKANLMEKLSGNGEELEGVLQVYSSVTACYTILPDFIKKLTKTYPKIQLSVETGDPAAAISAVRENRAQLAVAAISESGHAGMETVSVVKTPLVYAATKNGPYANLEGSPQDIFSAIPLILPKTGLARSRFDKWVKSRNVHPKIVAETEGNEAILALVQLGIGIGLVPQIVLENGPYQGEFTIYTAGNALGYYDVGFIRKAEISGTTSVRRLMRAVENILHTYYK